Proteins encoded by one window of Girardinichthys multiradiatus isolate DD_20200921_A chromosome 14, DD_fGirMul_XY1, whole genome shotgun sequence:
- the LOC124880607 gene encoding uncharacterized protein LOC124880607 isoform X2, translated as MRVFLRVFLVLLSSAYCALQARLEVRGKLGQNVSLGCRGPTDADVKVFTWTKDGHDPDYVFFYRNNRSYASHQHQSFRGRVGLTHSSSLKDGDFSVVLQNLSRMDAGTYECRIVTRNPGGEDGLFQNSINLTVSGNEEEQPKERGEEAGGDQRMTDGTDVFLFAGVGFCLIVVLLIIGCWVLKKSAGFRSGSFSEKRSPEAQQAMV; from the exons ATGAGGGTTTTTCTCCGGGTTTTTCTCGTCCTCCTGTCTTCAGCTTACTGCGCGCTGCAAG CTCGCCTGGAGGTGAGAGGAAAACTTGGACAGAACGTCTCCCTGGGGTGTCGGGGACCCACAGATGCAGACGTCAAAGTCTTCACCTGGACCAAAGACGGTCATGACCCTGATTACGTTTTTTTCTACCGTAACAATCGCTCATACGCGTCCCACCAGCACCAGTCTTTCAGGGGACGAGTGGGTCTGACACACTCTTCATCCTTGAAGGATGGAGACTTCTCAGTGGTTCTACAGAACCTCAGCAGGATGGATGCAGGAACCTACGAGTGTCGGATTGTCACCAGGAACCCAGGAGGAGAAGATGGACTGTTTCAGAACTCCATCAACCTCACGGTCTCAG GAAACGAAGAGGAGCAACCCaaggagagaggagaggaggctGGAGGAGACCAGAGGATGACCGATGGAACTGATGTGTTCCTGTTTGCTGGAGTTGGATTCTGTCTGATCGTGGTTCTTCTGATTATTGGTTGTTGGGTTCTCAAAAAGTCTGCAGGGTTCAGATCTGGCAGCTTCTCAGAGAAACGTTCTCCTGAAGCCCAGCAAGCGATGGTCTGA
- the LOC124880607 gene encoding uncharacterized protein LOC124880607 isoform X1 — protein MRVFLRVFLVLLSSAYCALQGDLGTCPQENLSARLEVRGKLGQNVSLGCRGPTDADVKVFTWTKDGHDPDYVFFYRNNRSYASHQHQSFRGRVGLTHSSSLKDGDFSVVLQNLSRMDAGTYECRIVTRNPGGEDGLFQNSINLTVSGNEEEQPKERGEEAGGDQRMTDGTDVFLFAGVGFCLIVVLLIIGCWVLKKSAGFRSGSFSEKRSPEAQQAMV, from the exons ATGAGGGTTTTTCTCCGGGTTTTTCTCGTCCTCCTGTCTTCAGCTTACTGCGCGCTGCAAG GTGACTTGGGGACATGCCCCCAGGAGAACCTCTCAG CTCGCCTGGAGGTGAGAGGAAAACTTGGACAGAACGTCTCCCTGGGGTGTCGGGGACCCACAGATGCAGACGTCAAAGTCTTCACCTGGACCAAAGACGGTCATGACCCTGATTACGTTTTTTTCTACCGTAACAATCGCTCATACGCGTCCCACCAGCACCAGTCTTTCAGGGGACGAGTGGGTCTGACACACTCTTCATCCTTGAAGGATGGAGACTTCTCAGTGGTTCTACAGAACCTCAGCAGGATGGATGCAGGAACCTACGAGTGTCGGATTGTCACCAGGAACCCAGGAGGAGAAGATGGACTGTTTCAGAACTCCATCAACCTCACGGTCTCAG GAAACGAAGAGGAGCAACCCaaggagagaggagaggaggctGGAGGAGACCAGAGGATGACCGATGGAACTGATGTGTTCCTGTTTGCTGGAGTTGGATTCTGTCTGATCGTGGTTCTTCTGATTATTGGTTGTTGGGTTCTCAAAAAGTCTGCAGGGTTCAGATCTGGCAGCTTCTCAGAGAAACGTTCTCCTGAAGCCCAGCAAGCGATGGTCTGA
- the LOC124880624 gene encoding myelin-oligodendrocyte glycoprotein-like — protein MMFLQSFACLPLILQISASEVEVKPGEDAVLECRAPSGASATVLEWTKADLPADECFFFYRNGRSYEKYQHPSFRGRVVLQNPSGVQNGDVSVVLKNVSLEDMGTYRCRVLMSSTWSGAKEHSEVIQLRNMMHSGTFRKKQKVQTLEDSVLTRQEADVNCCV, from the exons ATGATGTTTCTGCAGTCCTTCGCATGTTTGCCGCTGATCCTGCAGATTTCTGCATCTGAAG TGGAGGTGAAACCAGGAGAAGATGCTGTTCTGGAGTGCCGGGCTCCCAGCGGCGCCTCGGCCACGGTACTGGAGTGGACCAAAGCTGATCTGCCAGCAGATGAATGTTTCTTCTTCTACCGTAATGGCCGCTCATATGAAAAGTACCAGCATCCATCTTTCAGAGGTCGGGTTGTTCTACAGAACCCGTCTGGTGTTCAGAATGGAGACGTCTCTGTGGTCCTGAAGAACGTCTCTCTTGAGGACATGGGGACGTATAGGTGTCGGGTTCTGATGAGCAGCACATGGAGCGGGGCGAAGGAACACTCTGAGGTCATCCAGCTGAGAAACATGATGCATTCAGGTAcgttcagaaaaaaacagaaagttcAGACCCTGGAGGATTCTGTCCTGACCCGTCAGGAAGCTGATGTTAACTGCTGTGTCTGA